The following coding sequences are from one Dermacentor andersoni chromosome 5, qqDerAnde1_hic_scaffold, whole genome shotgun sequence window:
- the LOC129384792 gene encoding uncharacterized protein: MEEKAADATNVLDAEASRSVDASRTQESSRGKRKRRRSKKAHKQPGDSAAAPGSLDKGTRGRDLREQSSVTPTEKSSSSKLETTEKTTNKEETKERNRDNSAPVKKLQGAVEGTQNPGTDRVAQAPSSVGNAEAPQTKAVESAPRGDVSQTPEENRQRCRYFNDVKKTVALTAGLITVIFIIIIGPNGRKPGGYVTCDTDSCNLLAQRLRASLNASAAVPCYNFKEFVCNGWRRQNTYSVRQNMTLTALYALAGLANSVSVPTKGQTTAQKGAGFFRSCYAVLKNDKNGIAVVKKLLREAKVEWPRRPS, translated from the exons ATGGAAGAAAAGGCGGCTGATGCGACTAATGTGTTGGACGCCGAAGCCTCCCGTAGCGTCGACGCCTCTCGCACTCAAGAGTCGTCGCGAGGAAAGCGAAAGCGTCGTCGTTCGAAGAAAGCTCATAAGCAACCCGGGGACTCGGCAGCTGCGCCTGGTTCACTGGACAAGGGCACGAGAGGCAGGGATCTCCGGGAACAGTCTTCAGTTACACCTACCGAGAAGAGCTCGAGCAGCAAGCTTGAAACCACGGAGAAGACCACCAATAAAGAAGAAACCAAAGAACGGAACCGGGACAACTCTGCGCCGGTAAAGAAGCTGCAGGGTGCCGTGGAAGGCACTCAGAACCCAGGAACGGATCGCGTGGCTCAGGCTCCATCCAGCGTCGGGAACGCGGAGGCCCCACAAACGAAAGCAGTCGAGTCTGCGCCTCGAGGCGATGTTAGCCAAACGCCGGAG GAAAACAGACAGCGGTGCCGGTATTTCAACGACGTGAAGAAAACAGTGGCCCTGACGGCGGGCTTGATCACCGTAATCTTCATCATAATCATCGGACCTAACGGCCGCAAGCCCGGCGGGTATGTTACGTGCGACACCGACAGCTGCAACCTCTTGGCGCAGAGGCTACGCGCGTCACTTAACGCGTCCGCCGCCGTACCGTGTTACAATTTCAAGGAATTCGTCTGCAACGGGTGGCGACGCCAGAACACCTACAGCGTTCGCCAAAACATGACGCTTACCGCACTTTACGCGCTAGCGGGTCTGGCCAACAGTGTCAGTGTGCCGACCAAAGGCCAGACGACTGCCCAGAAAGGCGCAGGCTTCTTCCGCAGCTGCTACGCTGTCCTCAAAAACGACAAGAACGGCATCGCAGTAGTCAAGAAGTTGCTGAGAGAAGCCAAGGTCGAATGGCCCCGGCGTCCCTCGTAG